In one Deltaproteobacteria bacterium genomic region, the following are encoded:
- a CDS encoding alpha/beta hydrolase, which produces MKHSKRIIPVILALAACLLLSSCGVFMETIPAGRILSPEPGDHFTTIDGVRYHYREYPGQGTDILLIHGFGSSTYTWEEVAPILSDAGYHVWALDMKGFGWSDKPRGDDYDPVTLAREVNAWVEVMGIERPVIVGNSLGGAVGIILAVDHPENVGRLVLIDAAGYHQKAPLIIRIMNSGPGAFVMKWTFGRWLIKGNLTMVFFNRDLVTDERIDAYYDRLRTVGARDAQTAVARAILQNEAEPYLEKLSLITAPTLIIWGAEDQWIPVEYGHRFQKDIPGTVLTVIPECGHIPQEECPETTARLIREFVK; this is translated from the coding sequence ATGAAACATTCAAAGAGGATCATACCGGTCATTCTTGCACTGGCCGCCTGTCTTCTCCTGTCATCATGCGGTGTTTTCATGGAAACCATTCCCGCCGGCCGGATACTTTCTCCCGAGCCGGGTGACCACTTTACAACAATCGACGGCGTCCGTTACCATTACCGGGAATACCCCGGACAGGGAACGGACATTCTCCTGATCCACGGCTTCGGGTCTTCCACCTACACCTGGGAAGAGGTGGCGCCGATCCTGTCCGACGCGGGATACCACGTATGGGCCCTCGACATGAAGGGATTCGGCTGGTCCGACAAGCCCCGGGGGGACGACTACGATCCGGTCACGCTGGCAAGGGAAGTGAATGCCTGGGTGGAGGTGATGGGTATCGAACGGCCCGTCATCGTGGGTAATTCACTGGGTGGCGCGGTCGGTATCATCCTGGCCGTCGATCATCCTGAGAACGTTGGCAGACTCGTCCTGATCGACGCGGCAGGCTACCACCAGAAAGCGCCGCTCATCATCAGGATCATGAACAGCGGTCCCGGCGCATTCGTTATGAAATGGACCTTCGGCAGGTGGCTCATCAAGGGGAACCTTACCATGGTGTTCTTTAACAGGGATCTGGTGACGGACGAGAGGATCGATGCCTACTACGACCGGCTGCGAACTGTCGGGGCCAGGGACGCGCAGACGGCCGTCGCCAGGGCGATCCTGCAGAACGAGGCTGAGCCTTACCTTGAAAAGCTGTCCCTCATCACGGCGCCCACCCTGATTATCTGGGGCGCGGAGGACCAATGGATACCGGTTGAGTACGGGCATCGTTTTCAGAAGGACATCCCGGGAACGGTCCTGACGGTCATTCCCGAATGCGGGCATATCCCCCAGGAAGAATGCCCGGAAACCACCGCCCGGCTTATCCGGGAATTCGTGAAATAA
- a CDS encoding 2-hydroxyacyl-CoA dehydratase, whose translation MESLRDFYRVTGDPYGYARELKSTGKHLIGYFCSYTPEEIIHAAGAHPLRLFGTTEEISRADAHLQSYSCSLVRSALEDALSGNLDFLDGTVFPHTCDSIQRLSDIWRLNTGFSFFADVVFPVKLNGEGSRRYMVAVLERFRADLGRGLGMDISDSALRASCKLFNDIRHALKTLYELRSRNPAAISGRDMDTVVRASMIMERQEFLERITALLEELKMAGEPASRDGRKRLILAGSICNHPDIFKVIEESGGVVVWDDLCTGTRSFEGIIDDGPDPVVSLADRYATRLVCPAKHISNTARGDALVKMVREHQAGGVVFLLIKFCDPHAFDYPYLKEFLERERVPAMLLEIEDRLPSEGQLRTRFETFVETI comes from the coding sequence ATGGAATCTCTGCGGGACTTCTACCGGGTCACCGGTGATCCTTACGGCTACGCCAGGGAACTGAAATCGACGGGAAAACACCTTATCGGCTACTTCTGTTCCTATACGCCCGAGGAGATCATCCATGCGGCAGGTGCCCACCCCCTGCGGCTTTTCGGGACCACGGAAGAGATCTCGAGGGCTGATGCCCACCTGCAGTCCTATTCCTGCTCGCTGGTCCGCAGCGCCCTTGAAGACGCCCTTTCGGGAAACCTTGATTTCCTCGACGGGACCGTCTTTCCTCACACCTGTGATTCCATCCAGCGGCTTTCCGATATCTGGCGGCTCAACACGGGATTTTCCTTTTTTGCTGATGTGGTGTTCCCCGTGAAATTGAATGGTGAGGGCTCCCGCCGGTATATGGTGGCCGTTCTGGAGCGGTTCCGCGCCGACCTTGGGAGAGGACTGGGAATGGATATCTCCGACTCCGCCCTGAGGGCGTCCTGTAAGCTTTTCAACGACATCAGGCATGCGCTGAAAACGCTCTATGAATTGCGTTCTCGAAACCCGGCGGCCATCTCCGGGCGGGACATGGACACCGTTGTCAGGGCCTCCATGATCATGGAACGGCAGGAGTTCCTTGAAAGAATTACGGCGCTTCTTGAGGAATTGAAGATGGCCGGGGAACCGGCTTCACGGGACGGCAGAAAACGCCTTATCCTCGCGGGAAGCATCTGCAACCATCCCGATATCTTCAAGGTTATTGAAGAATCGGGCGGTGTCGTCGTCTGGGACGACCTCTGCACGGGTACCCGTTCCTTCGAAGGGATCATTGATGATGGACCGGACCCGGTCGTGTCATTGGCCGACCGGTATGCCACGCGTCTCGTCTGTCCGGCCAAGCATATTTCGAACACCGCCCGCGGTGACGCGCTGGTGAAGATGGTAAGAGAACATCAGGCAGGGGGAGTCGTGTTCCTGCTGATCAAATTCTGCGATCCCCATGCCTTTGACTATCCCTATCTGAAGGAATTTCTGGAACGGGAGCGGGTCCCCGCCATGCTGCTGGAGATAGAGGACCGGCT